A single window of Plectropomus leopardus isolate mb chromosome 12, YSFRI_Pleo_2.0, whole genome shotgun sequence DNA harbors:
- the arhgef18a gene encoding rho guanine nucleotide exchange factor 18a → MTVTPKKHSTQPGSSSYSNTSSRSGSVQMDEIDALRLRHSSEDSLSLASSTEPINLEDPHYALLRGELESDHQNLEAESWSVAVDQNYLKALNKEAVKRQDVIYELIQTEMHHVRTIKILLRVYMHELRQSMLIEEAKLERLFLGVESLLTLHQHFLNLLKVRQSQSQEEGSPNNYQIKQLGDILIAQFSGALGEGMMECYSVFCSHQTEAISFYKEQLQNNKKLQALMRKIGQLPLVRRLGIPECFLLVTQRITKYPVLVERIIQNTEADTDEHKSLVQGLTLIRDTISQVNAQVSEYEKVARLREIGLRLEPKSQGRLKDGRVLRREDLLQGNKTLLHEGTVTWKTSGRQKDIHAVLLSDVLLLLQEKDQKLVFAAVDNKPPVISLQRLIVREVAHEDKAMYLICACTTSMPEMYEIHTRSKEECITWTALIREAVNCYPEEALYRELTARLQHFQDMLKMRDDQIKQSLTEKQQIFAALYETVTEQETPHKGLLLRGDASDLQLGGTLLRGAINEVETLQNLLSSRIKDPNLLMDEKQTQGGLLMRAETFGVADSYPGASAIKNGDAAERPGGSDAIPVYISHNTSDPQLRKSHSSESLEQSTDEDTPDGYLSSINVPEAEVYDRVILLGQRLYSLEAIIAQQDSQIELQHAFQMKSKQPARHYSSLLLEQEKQRNLEKQKEELANLHKLQAQHREEQQRWEKEKERQRMQIEALEAQLQQREEDCRKWEEKLKEEKAELEKSKEDYQQDLENLRESTKSVYKDKERLSQEMKRLEKIKKLMPGHSNYDDPSQFWNLSSHPSFRGSTVNGGGTLTTKPHILPTNSNEIPPKVPPRRESISPMPVKPELPVHLISTTNQEHKPAAVQQQIPTKLAALSKGKEKGFKTKGSHQRTHSAAGIDVSQVLPIRVTGKEGGSLRAKRNSSPQRIHQSGAFNPPESVHNVKTSQSFSTNKRSSNEAPPPPPPFPKEVLEKGKEKVIFL, encoded by the exons ATGACAGTCACCCCTAAGAAACACAGCACTCAGCCCGGTTCCTCCTCTTACAGCAACACAAGTTCCAG ATCAGGTTCGGTGCAGATGGATGAGATCGATGCGCTGCGTTTGAGGCACTCCTCTGAGGACTCTCTGTCCCTGGCTTCCAGTACTGAGCCCATCAACCTAGAAG ATCCTCATTATGCTCTGCTGCGAGGCGAGCTCGAGTCCGACCACCAGAACCTGGAGGCGGAGTCGTGGAGCGTGGCTGTGGACCAGAACTACCTGAAGGCCCTGAACAAAGAGGCTGTTAAGAGACAGGACGTCATCTATG AGTTGATCCAGACGGAGATGCACCATGTTCGCACCATAAAAATCCTTCTCCGTGTCTACATGCACGAGCTGAGGCAGTCGATGCTGATAGAGGAGGCCAAGCTGGAGCGACTGTTCCTCGGGGTGGAAAGCCTGCTCACCCTCCATCAGCACTTCCTTAACCTCCTCAAAGTGCGCCAGAGCCAAAGTCAGGAGGAGGGAAGTCCAAACAACTACCAGATCAAACAACTGGGGGATATTCTCATCGCTCAG TTTTCAGGTGCACTGGGAGAAGGGATGATGGAGTGTTACAGTGTTTTCTGCAGTCATCAGACTGAAGCCATCAGCTTCTACAAAGAGCAGCTGCAGAACAACAAGAAACTGCAGGCTCTTATGAGG aaaataGGTCAGCTGCCCCTGGTGCGAAGGTTAGGGATCCCTGAGTGTTTTCTGTTGGTGACTCAGCGCATCACGAAATATCCCGTCCTGGTGGAGCGAATCATTCAGAACACTGAAG CTGACACAGACGAGCACAAGTCACTGGTTCAGGGTTTGACGCTGATCAGAGACACCATCTCCCAGGTGAACGCTCAGGTCAGTGAATACGAGAAAGTGGCTCGTCTGAGAGAGATTGGTCTGCGTCTGGAGCCAAAATCTCAGGGCCGGCTGAAGGACGGCCGGGTTCTCCGCAGGGAGGATCTGCTCCAGGGAAACAAGACGCTGCTGCACGAAGGCACCGTCACTTGGAAGACCTCCGGCAGACAAAAAG ACATCCacgctgtgctgctgtcagacgtGCTCCTCCTCTTACAAGAGAAAGATCAGAAGCTTGTATTTGCTGCTGTG GATAACAAACCACCAGTGATCTCCCTTCAAAGGCTGATAGTGAGAGAAGTGGCTCATGAGGACAAAGCCATGTACCTTATCTGTGCATGCACCACCAGCATGCCGGAGATGTACGAGATCCACACACGCTCCAAAGAGGAATGCATCACATGGACGGCACTGATACGGGAAGCTGTGAACTG CTACCCAGAAGAGGCACTGTACCGCGAACTGACTGCCAGACTGCAACACTTTCAAG ATATGCTAAAGATGAGGGATGACCAGATAAAGCAAAGTCTGACAGAGAAGCAGCAGATCTTTGCTGCTCTTTATGAGACTGTGACGGAGCAGGAAACCCCCCACAAAGGGCTGCTGCTCCGAGGAGACGCCTCTGACCTCCAGCTGGGGGGGACGCTGCTCAGAGGAGCCATCAATGAGG TGGAAACCCTGCAGAACCTGCTCTCCTCAAGAATAAAAGACCCAAACCTTCTTATGGATGAGAAACAGACGCAGGGGGGGCTGCTCATGAGGGCTGAGACCTTTGGAGTGGCTGACAGTTACCCTGGAGCAAGCGCCATAAAAA ATGGAGATGCAGCTGAGAGGCCAGGCGGCAGCGATGCCATCCCGGTGTACATCAGTCACAACACCAGTGACCCTCAGCTCCGGAAAAGTCACAGCTCAGAGAGCCTCGAGCAGTCG ACTGATGAGGACACACCAGACGGCTATTTATCCTCCATTAACGTACCTGAGGCGGAG GTGTACGACAGGGTGATACTGCTCGGACAGCGGCTGTACAGCTTAGAG GCGATCATCGCCCAGCAGGACAGCCAGATTGAGCTGCAGCACGCTTTTCAGATGAAGAGCAAGCAGCCCGCTCGTCATTACAGTAGCCTGCTGCTCGAGCAGGAGAAGCAGCGCAACTTAGAGAAGCAGAAGGAGGAGCTGGCCAACTTGCACAAGCTGCAGGCGCAGCATCGAGAGGAGCAGCAGCGctgggagaaagagaaggagcgGCAGAGGATGCAGATTGAGGCGCTGGAggctcagctgcagcagagggaggaggactGCCGAAAGTGGGAGGAGAAGCTCAAAGAAGAGAAGGCTGAGCTGGAAAAGTCGAAGGAAGACTATCAGCAGGACCTGGAGAACCTGAGGGAGTCCACAAAATCAGTGTACAAGGACAAAGAGCGACTAAGTCAGGAGATGAAGCGTctagagaaaataaagaagctCATGCCAGGACACTCCAACTATGATGATCCTTCACAA TTCTGGAATCTCTCCAGTCACCCGTCTTTCAGGGGAAGCACCGTGAACGGAGGTGGGACTTTAACAACAAAGCCTCACATTTTGCCCACAAACTCCAACGAAATTCCTCCAAAGGTTCCACCGCGCAGGGAGAGCATCAGCCCCATGCCGGTCAAACCCGAGCTGCCGGTCCACCTGATCAGCACCACCAACCAGGAGCACAAACCTGCCGCCGTGCAGCAGCAGATCCCCACCAAGCTGGCCGCTCTGTCCAAGGGGAAGGAGAAGGGCTTCAAGACGAAGGGGTCTCACCAGAGAACGCACAGCGCAG CTGGTATAGACGTGAGCCAGGTGCTGCCCATCCGAGTGACGGGGAAAGAAGGAGGCAGTCTGAGAGCCAAAAGGAACAGCAGTCCTCAAAGAATCCACCAGTCAG